In one Silene latifolia isolate original U9 population chromosome 10, ASM4854445v1, whole genome shotgun sequence genomic region, the following are encoded:
- the LOC141607374 gene encoding protein FAR1-RELATED SEQUENCE 4-like: MSDLDSTESWEDFGENPIDYNPLFETTIDFETRDDAFNWAQKIAFENGFALVKANNGAKNRKKNGLLASYFRCKRHGKPKESNDLEKPRRSQKCSCKFRIRAVQNFVSKNDKETVVWNIVTSEGAGLHNHNVAVYKDGDRHFAGLDAEEKAYVRQQTLAGVQPRDIKNGLHLRTPEKPQPSSTQLYNETRKIKKEEMGERNTAQKMLALAVEAKYVYFYEIDSESKELTHIFMAHPEAIKLFRAYPYVVLMDSTYKTNIYKNPLIEMVGVTPTGSSFLIACSMIPTESDVNYKWSLRKLVMILDATE, encoded by the exons atgtCGGATCTCGATTCAACG GAATCGTGGGAGGATTTTGGCGAGAATCCAAttgattacaacccgttgttcgaGACTACTATAGATTTCGAAACGCGTGACGATGCTTTCAATTGGGCTCAGAAAATCGCATTCGAGAATGGGtttgctttggttaaagcaaataaCGGAGCTAAAAATAGGAAAAAGAACGGGTTGTTGGCAAGTTATTTTCGATGTAAAAGACATGGTAAACCAAAAGAATCGAACGATCTTGAAAAGCCAAGGAGGTCGCAGAAGTGTTCATGCAAGTTTCGTATTCGTGCCGTTCAAAATTTCGTGTCTAAAAATGATAAAGAGACGGTGGTGTGGAACATTGTAACCTCTGAGGGTGCTGGACTACACAACCACAACGTAGCCGTTTATAAGGACGGGGACCGGCACTTTGCGGGATTGGACGCGGAAGAGAAGGCATATGTTAGGCAACAAACATTGGCCGGGGTTCAACCGAGGGATATTAAAAATGGTCTTCATTTGAGAACCCCCGAAAAACCTCAACCGTCAAGCACCCAACTGTATAATGAAACAAGGAAAATTAAGAAAGAAGAAATGGGTGAAAGAAACACCGCTCAGAAAATGTTGGCTCTAGCGGTGGAAGCGAAATACGTCTACTTCTACGAGATTGATTCCGAGTCAAAAGAGTTGACTCACATTTTCATGGCTCATCctgaagcgattaagttgttcCGGGCTTATCCTTATGTCGTCCTCATGGATTCGACTTATAAAACCAACATTTACAAGAATCCACTCATTGAGATGGTTGGTGTGACACCCACGGGATCGTCCTTCTTAATTGCATGTTCGATGATTCCTACCGAGTCCGACGTGAATTACAAGTGGTCGTTGAGAAAGTTAGTCATGATTTTAGATGCCACCGAGTAG